The Prochlorococcus sp. MIT 1341 genomic interval TTGGCGAAGTTGAAAGATCGGCCATTAAATCCCCAACGACTGTGCAACGAGATTGCAAGTTTCGAGGAACTCCTTTAATGGCAGCCGCTGACATGGCAGCTATTCGATCATTCCAAGCTGGCCAGCGTGCTATCCACTCGGCATAAGTCAAATGTTTATAGCCAAGTCGAGCTGAAAGCAAAACAGTCCAAAACTGATCTCCTCCCAAAAAAACAACCAAGCCTTTTCGAGGCAAAGACAGGTAGCGTTTTGGTCGAAGTAATAAATCCCAAAATTGACTGGGTTCGTTCACCGATTCAAAATATCCCCATTTTTTGGCAGTATCAGCCTCTTTCCCAGTTGCATTTGGACAAGGTACCAAAACCAAGTGCAGAGAAGTTTCAGCAGAAAAAACAAGGGGGCGCATCAAAAGCCTGGTATGCAAACTTTCTGCAAGAGGACGAACCCACGTAGCCAATTCACCAGGTCCATTGGAAACCAAGACCACTGAAAAAGAGTTGTCTTGCCTAGAAGCGGAATCTAATTCAATCAAGCTTTCATAAAGAAATGCGGATGGCGAGACTTGAACTCGCAAGGCCGAAGCCACACGCTCCTTAGACGTGCGTGTCTACCAATTCCACCACATCCGCCTAAAAGACTGGCCTTAGTGACTAAGTCTTTTTTAATCATAATCCTACGAAGGAAATTAATCTGATAAGCAAAGGGGTCAGTAGCGCTGATACGATCCGCCCAAAGCCTGGACAATGCAGGATGCCTATCGGCAAAGTACTCATCGCCAATCGTGGCGAAATTGCCCTAAGAATTCTCCGTAGCTGCAGAGAACTAGGGATAGGGACAGTTGCTGTTTACAGCACTGTCGATCGCAACGCCCTTCATGTCCAACTCGCAGATGAAGCTGTTTGTGTCGGAGATTCTCCTAGCAACAAGAGTTATTTAAATGTTCCCAACATTCTTGCTGCAGCGACATCTCGCGGAGTTGATGCAATACATCCCGGTTATGGGTTTCTCGCAGAAAATGATCGTTTTGCAGAAATCTGTACAGACCACAACATCACCTTTATTGGACCTTCTCCTGAATCAATTCGTTCAATGGGTGACAAGTCGACAGCAAAAGCAACTATGCAAAACGTCGGCGTTCCAACTGTTCCAGGCAGCAAAGGGTTATTAAAAAGTCCAGAAGAAGCTGCTGAATTGGCTAAAGGGATGGGATATCCCGTAATGATTAAAGCCACTGCTGGTGGGGGTGGAAGAGGAATGAGACTTGTAAACAAACCAGAACAACTTGAAAACCTTTATAAAGCTGCACAGGGCGAAGCAGAAGCTGCCTTTGGGAATTCTGGCCTATATATGGAAAAATTCATTGACCGACCAAGACACGTAGAAGTTCAGGTTCTCGCAGATAGACATGGCAACGTGGTGCATTTAGGTGAACGTGATTGCTCAATCCAAAGAAGACATCAGAAGCTTCTAGAGGAATCACCTAGTCCAGCACTTGACCCTGAACTAAGGCTTCGTATGGGCAACGCAGCTGTTTCCGCAGCTAAGAGTATTAATTACGAAGGTGCTGGCACTGTGGAATTCCTACTTGACCGCAACGGCAATTTCTATTTCATGGAAATGAATACGCGCATTCAAGTAGAGCACCCTGTCACAGAAATGGTTACTGGCATTGACCTGATCGCTGAGCAGCTCAGAATCGCTGGCGGTGAAGCAATCAGTTTCAAACAATCGGATGTAAACCTAAACGGCCATGCAATTGAATGTCGCATCAATGCTGAAGACTCGTCTCACAACTTCCGCCCTTCACCTGGTCGAATAACTGGTTGGCTTCCCCCAGGAGGTCCAGGAGTGCGAGTTGATAGTCACGTTTATACGGGTTATGAGATTCCGCCCTTTTATGACTCTCTCATTGGGAAAGTAATTGTTTGGGGTCACGATAGAGAAACAGCACTAAAGAGAATGCAACGCGCACTAAACGAATGTGCTGTTACTGGAATTCCAACAACTATTGACTTTCATCTGGTTTTACTCAATCGGGATGAATTCCTCAAAGGAGATGTGCACACTAAATTCGTTGAGCAGGAGATGCTTCCTTAATCGAAGACAAACACTATTTCCCCAACAAAATTTGCGACAAGACTCCTTGCTGCCCTACCAATAATTCTCTAGCCAAGCTTACTAAGCCCAACCAAATAACCGGCGTAACATCGACACCACCAATTGGAGGAACAATTCTTCTTGTAAGAGCCAAAAAAGGCTCTGTTGGTAATCCAATCAAGGGCCAAAAGCCCTTACTGAGATTGACCTGTGGATACCAAGTCATAACAATTCTCACTAAGAAGGTCAAAGTCCAAATAGCCAAGGCAATACCAAGGACTACATGCAATATTGGAAGACCTTGGAGGATGAAGGGAGTCACAAAGCTCAAAAAGATCCGTTAATTAATCGTAGAAAAGTGCACTTCTATCTTTAGGATTGGTTTGGTCTTGCCCAAGTAAACCACTGCCATGACACCTTCTCTAATAAACCTCTTGCTAAGCCTAGTCGGCGCGATAGTTCTTCTTGTCCCAGCGGCTAGTGCACTGATTTGGGTAAGCCAAAAAGATCAAGTCTCAAGATAGGTAAAAAAACCTATCAAGAGAGCCCCCTTGAGAACTACTAGCGCAGTTCTTAAACTTATAAGCAATAGGGAGGTTTAGAACCCTGCCTTACGTACTTTTTTAGGGGACCAAACATTGGTCAATGCCAGTCTTAATTGGGCAAGCATAGTCGGCATAGTGCTGGCTGTATGTGGTGCTGGCCTTTATTTCATGCGTTCATGGAAACCAGCATTAGCACGAGATTACGATGTCTTTTTTGCTGCTATAGGTCTCCTTTGTGGTGGGATTCTATTTTTTCAAGGCTGGCGATTAGATCCTATTCTGCAATTTGGACAATTCCTTCTTGCTGGAACAACAGTCTTTTTCGGTTACGAAAGTGTTCGCCTAAGAGGCATCGCCGCAGACCAAGCCAGGAGATCTTCATATTTTGATGAAGACCCACTCCCTGCATCAATGCCTGGCAGAAGAAATTCTGAGGGTTGGGACGAATCATTTGAACCGTATGAAAGATTTGACGAGCCCAGTCCTGTCAAACGACGCTTCACTGGCCAAGGTCCTGCTCAATCTGATGAAAGAGAGGAAGATTCATACCGCTCGAGAAGAACATCACGAGCAGCCATTCCTGAAGAAGCAGCAAGCAGAATCAGGAATAACAGAGGGAGCAGTCAGGCAAACAACTGGAGTGAAAGCACTGAGCGATCTAGGCGTATGTCGAGATTCAGAGGTGGGGATGAAAGTTTAAGCCAAGAAACATTTGGAGAACGACGTAATGCAAGGCAATCTCAAAGGAGAGGGAGTCGCCCATCTGCAAACCCTCAAAGAAACCGTGGGGAGTCTTTCGAGCAAAAAACACAATCATCAACACTTCAGAACGAGAATTCCTCAGCGATGGGAAGAAGAAGAGTGCCTCAAGGGTCTCCTATCAGACCAGAACCAGAAGACGCTGCATTCACTCAAAGTAGGCCAAGATCAGTAGCACCCCAAAACCAAAACTCCGATAGAGCAAACAGAGGTCAATCTGGTAGCGGCTATTCAAAACGTCCTTCTCCAAGAAAAACACCTCGTCCCTCTAAGCCAAGGGATAACAATGCTCGCTTTGACGATTAATTATTTCCACAAAAGAGGAAAGTTTTTAATCTCATTTGTCCTCAGCTTTGGACTTTCTAGCTGCACATCATCTTTAGAAGGTTCAATTAGCGATGGTTTCATCCAAAGCAAACAGGAACCAGCATTAAGTGGCAACGGCGAGAAGCTCGCTTTCATCATTGATAAACTCGGCCGACCAACTATCCAGCTACGCGATATTAAAAGTGGTCAAATTCATTCTTTAAGACATTTTTCTAGAAACCAACCACATAGCTCACCTTCACTCAGCTGGAGTGGGCGTTATTTAGCCGTAATCATTCAACGAGGAAATCGTCGCTTGGTAACAATAGAAGATCGTTTAACAGGAAAGCTTTATTCCTTTCCCCTTATCGGGGAAAGGACTCCTATTCGAGTCAATCTCTCACCTGATGCAAGCACCTTAGCCATACAACTCGCACATCAAGGTAAATGGAAGGTCGAAGTGTTTGACCTAAGGCATTTTCTTAGCCCTGATATTTCCAACAATAGATCTTTAAGTAATTCAAATACTAAATAAATGAGGATTTCTCGTTTCTTAATAAGTGCAACAATACTGCTAAGCATTAGCTCATGTAGCAAAACATTACTGAGACCAATTCCAATTATAAATAGTTTACTGCTAAAAACAGCTACAACTCATAGGGAACCATCTCTTGGGAATGATTTATTGGTCACACTAGCTAATAAACAGGGTAAAGAAATTATTGAATTAATAAATATAAGAAATGGGAAAAAAATTGCCTTGCCAGGCGCCAACAAATCTGATGCACAAGTCATCAGTATAAGTGTTAATTCTGATGGAGAACGAATGGCACTAATAAGACAACGTGGATCAAAAACAGAACTTTTGATTTATCGACGAAGATCAGGAACTATTCAAAAGTTAGAACTCATTCCACAAGGAGTGCCAAAACAAGTTTCTATAGATGCAGAAGGGAGAGTCTTGGCAGTACAAGTTAGTCGCAATGGAAGGTGGGATATTGACCTAATTCAAGTCAAAAGTTAAATGATCAGCGCAAAAAGCCTGCCCAATGAAGAAAAGCTTGACCACTCAAGACTTCAATCATCAAAACACTAACAAGACCAAGCATTGCGAAACGGCCATTTACTCTTTCTGCATAGGCACTCCATCCAAAGGCTGGAATGTCGTCGGTTGTTGCACTTGGGGCTGAGTCTGGTGCCTCTACATTTGAGTCTTCCAATGGTTCTTTGCCATTAGCATGTTCTTTTGAATCACTTGATTGGGTCATTTTGTAAGGGGTTATCAATGTTGAAGTTATAGCCAGAGGCCGGGAAGAGCTCCCAACCACCATAACCATCGAGTTCTAAGACGGTATCGTGAAAATCCCTAAGTGTAGGCCTATGCCCAACACTCACAAATGCCATTTCACGATTCGAAAGAAGCTTATATAAATGCCTTTCAGTACTAACGTCTAAAGCACTGGTAGCCTCATCAAGAACTACAAAGCTTGGGGAATTTAAAAGCAGTCTTGCAAAGGCTAACCTTTGCTGTTCCCCTAGAGATAGCAATCTTTGCCAATCCTGTTTAACATCAAAATCTGGATAGCGATCATTAATTTCTGGCAATCTAACTTCTTCTAAAACAGACCTCAGATGTTGATTACTAAATCGACTGGCATCTTGGGGATAACATAATTGTTCTCTCAGAGTTCCAAGAATCATATATGGCTTCTGAGGTATAAATAATAGCTCTGATAGAGAAGGCCTTTGCACTTCTCCTTTATAAGGCGGCCAAAGCCCACTGACCAATCTAAGAAATGAGGTTTTACCACAACCACTAGGGCCTACAACTAAAACCTTCTGCTCACGCCCAACTTCAAGTGATAAATCTTTAATCAGGCAACGTTCACTTTGAGGAGGAACTAACTGTATGTTTTTCAATACAATTGATTCACTCTGAAGACCATTATCGGTATCCACATTAGTCAAATCAGAGCTTATTTCCTCAACTTTCCCTTGGAAGGCTTCTAATCTACTAATCGAGGCAGAAAAGGCAGCTAATCGATCTATATTATTTACTATATAACTCACAGATCCCAAAACCTGACTAAACGCTATGAATGCCTGTCCAAAAACTCCAAAGTCAACTTGTCTTGCAAAATAAATCGGTGCAATCACTAACCAAGGTAAAAACCTTGAGAAATAATCATATGAACGCTGGATAACACTAATAAGAGCCTCCCATACAATCAATTTATTGTAGTTATCAATTGCACCATTCAGTCTTCTTTGAGCTTCTTTCGCTTCTTGTTTTTCACCTCTATAAAAAGCAATAGACTCCGCATTGTCCCGAATATGAACCAAGCCATAGCGAAAATCAGCCTCAAGTCTCAACTGCTGATTGTTAAGTGCAACCAGCTTTCGACTTGCAAATATAACTAATGCAGTTCCCCCAAACGAATAAATCAAAAGCCATAAAGCAAGTTTTGAACTAATACTCCAAAGGACAATAATAAAACTAAAAAAAGTGAGTAATGCAGCTAATATTTCTACAGTAACGCTTAGGCTAGTACTAGTAAAACTTGCCGTATCTTGAGAGATTCTTTGGTCTGGATTATCAATTTCCTCGGCTTCCTCGTCATTAGGCGTCAACAAATAATATGCACGATTACTCATATAACGATTAAGCATTCTGCCGCTTAACCACTTTCTCCATAAAAGGCCTAAACGCGGGACCAAATAACTTTGTAAAGCTCGAATAGGTAAAGCAAGAACAAGGCAAAAAGCATAAATGGCTACTACTTTCCAAAAGCCATCTTGGTCATAGCCTACAAGAGCATTTTCAACATTTCTAGCTACAAAGCTAATTCCTACATTGATGCCATTGATCACAAGAATTAGCAACAAAATGCTCCCGAGGATTACCCAAGGGACCCATCTACCGCCTCTCAATTTTGTACGGGACAAAGCAAAGCAAAGCATGCCCCCAAGCATAAGAATAGTAATAATTGAGCCCGCCGGACTGCTCCAAACCCCCAAAACCTTTTCGGGTACACCAGGTAAAAATCTTCCTTGAAATTCAGGCGCAAATGAGCCGAGGCCAGACACTAACACTGTCAAAAGGAATAATGTCAGGCCAACAACAACCGTCAACAAGGAAAATATCAGCAACAAAAACTGCCAAGCACTTGTCTCCTCAACAGGAAGGAAATAGGGTTGAGCAAGTCTTCGCAGCTTTCCAAGCTGTTGCCTAAAACCTTGGAAAGGTTTTGAAATTGAAGCACTCTTAGATATAGACATTTCGAGAGGTTAGCCAGGAGGCCACGTTAAAGGACGGCCGCCAATTAAATGAACATGCAGATGAAAAACAGTCTGACCTGCACCTT includes:
- the accC gene encoding acetyl-CoA carboxylase biotin carboxylase subunit, with product MPIGKVLIANRGEIALRILRSCRELGIGTVAVYSTVDRNALHVQLADEAVCVGDSPSNKSYLNVPNILAAATSRGVDAIHPGYGFLAENDRFAEICTDHNITFIGPSPESIRSMGDKSTAKATMQNVGVPTVPGSKGLLKSPEEAAELAKGMGYPVMIKATAGGGGRGMRLVNKPEQLENLYKAAQGEAEAAFGNSGLYMEKFIDRPRHVEVQVLADRHGNVVHLGERDCSIQRRHQKLLEESPSPALDPELRLRMGNAAVSAAKSINYEGAGTVEFLLDRNGNFYFMEMNTRIQVEHPVTEMVTGIDLIAEQLRIAGGEAISFKQSDVNLNGHAIECRINAEDSSHNFRPSPGRITGWLPPGGPGVRVDSHVYTGYEIPPFYDSLIGKVIVWGHDRETALKRMQRALNECAVTGIPTTIDFHLVLLNRDEFLKGDVHTKFVEQEMLP
- a CDS encoding photosystem II reaction center X protein, encoding MTPSLINLLLSLVGAIVLLVPAASALIWVSQKDQVSR
- a CDS encoding ABC transporter ATP-binding protein/permease — encoded protein: MSISKSASISKPFQGFRQQLGKLRRLAQPYFLPVEETSAWQFLLLIFSLLTVVVGLTLFLLTVLVSGLGSFAPEFQGRFLPGVPEKVLGVWSSPAGSIITILMLGGMLCFALSRTKLRGGRWVPWVILGSILLLILVINGINVGISFVARNVENALVGYDQDGFWKVVAIYAFCLVLALPIRALQSYLVPRLGLLWRKWLSGRMLNRYMSNRAYYLLTPNDEEAEEIDNPDQRISQDTASFTSTSLSVTVEILAALLTFFSFIIVLWSISSKLALWLLIYSFGGTALVIFASRKLVALNNQQLRLEADFRYGLVHIRDNAESIAFYRGEKQEAKEAQRRLNGAIDNYNKLIVWEALISVIQRSYDYFSRFLPWLVIAPIYFARQVDFGVFGQAFIAFSQVLGSVSYIVNNIDRLAAFSASISRLEAFQGKVEEISSDLTNVDTDNGLQSESIVLKNIQLVPPQSERCLIKDLSLEVGREQKVLVVGPSGCGKTSFLRLVSGLWPPYKGEVQRPSLSELLFIPQKPYMILGTLREQLCYPQDASRFSNQHLRSVLEEVRLPEINDRYPDFDVKQDWQRLLSLGEQQRLAFARLLLNSPSFVVLDEATSALDVSTERHLYKLLSNREMAFVSVGHRPTLRDFHDTVLELDGYGGWELFPASGYNFNIDNPLQNDPIK
- a CDS encoding YggT family protein; the encoded protein is MSFVTPFILQGLPILHVVLGIALAIWTLTFLVRIVMTWYPQVNLSKGFWPLIGLPTEPFLALTRRIVPPIGGVDVTPVIWLGLVSLARELLVGQQGVLSQILLGK
- a CDS encoding chlorophyll a/b-binding protein — protein: MTQSSDSKEHANGKEPLEDSNVEAPDSAPSATTDDIPAFGWSAYAERVNGRFAMLGLVSVLMIEVLSGQAFLHWAGFLR
- a CDS encoding Ycf66 family protein, translating into MVNASLNWASIVGIVLAVCGAGLYFMRSWKPALARDYDVFFAAIGLLCGGILFFQGWRLDPILQFGQFLLAGTTVFFGYESVRLRGIAADQARRSSYFDEDPLPASMPGRRNSEGWDESFEPYERFDEPSPVKRRFTGQGPAQSDEREEDSYRSRRTSRAAIPEEAASRIRNNRGSSQANNWSESTERSRRMSRFRGGDESLSQETFGERRNARQSQRRGSRPSANPQRNRGESFEQKTQSSTLQNENSSAMGRRRVPQGSPIRPEPEDAAFTQSRPRSVAPQNQNSDRANRGQSGSGYSKRPSPRKTPRPSKPRDNNARFDD